In Candidatus Planktophila versatilis, the genomic window GCGCATTAGCAAAGGAAATTGCCTTCTCTGGATCTAATTCAAAACTCTCTTCATTCAGACTTGGCACAGTGGTAATCGATAATCCGCGAGCATGAGCAAGGGGAGTCACAGTCTGCACGCAGCGGGTGTAGTCCGAGGTATAGAGCTCATCGATGGCGAAAGGCTCGAGGTGTTTAATCAATAGTTGTGCCTGATCAAATCCAGTTTCATCTAAGGTGCGATGAGAATCTGCTTCATCCCAGTCACCGCGCTCAAGGGATTTTGTATGGCGCAAGATAATCAAGGTATCTGTATGTTGCTCTTGATTCATAAATGTTTCAATAATTGATTTATCAGAGTCATGAGTTGCCTGCTCCAGTGCTTGGGTTGCAGGTAGCCATTTCATCTGATCAACTTCATCGTTAGCAATAAAATCACTCTGATCAAGGGCGCAGTAGGCGGCCCAGTACTTCACGCGCTTTTGCTGGCCTGACTCTTCGTATTCAACAGCGCCAAGCTGGCGAGTAAATGAGGCACGGATTCCAGTCTCTTCTAAGACTTCCCGGTAAGCGCATTGCAGCGCCGTCTCACCCATTTCAACTTTACCTTTAGGTAGTGACCAATCGTCATAGCGCGGGCGGTGAATCAGTGCCACCTCGATAGCAAGATCAGAATTCTCGCGCCAGAGAAGTGCTCCGGCTGCTCTTATCATGAACGGTTATGTCTATCGACGAAGTGATCTTGAAAGTTAACTAGGAGATTTCCATCATGATCTTTAATATTTCGAACCCACTTGTTTTCATCCGTTAGTTTCCATGTTGAATACTTATCTGAGACCGAGTCATCAAGAATTGCAGCAAGTCGCTGCTTATGCTTTTCAGATTCGATGAGCACCAGTGATTCCACTCGGCGATCGAGGTTTCGGTGCATCATGTCGGCGCTGCCGATGTAGTAATCCTCAGCTCCACCGTTGCGGAAATAATAAATACGTGAGTGCTCTAAGAATCTTCCTAAAATTGAGCGAACCTTGATGTTCTCCCGGCGAGCTTGGGTATTTAAGCGAATTGAGCAAATACCACGCACCACAATTTCAACTTTTACACCTGCGTCAGCTGCTTCATAGAGGTGATCGATAATCTCTTCATCAAGAAGTGAGTTGAGTTTAAATCTAATCCAGGCCGGCTTGCCATCGAGGTGATTGCGGGTCTCTCGCTTGATTCGAGCAATCAATCCTTTTCGCATACTGTGTGGGGCAACGAGAAGACGGGAATACTCATGCTTAGTTGAGTAACCAGAGAGTTCGTTAAAGAGACGAGAGAGATCTTCGCCCAAAATAGGATCAGCGCTAAGGATTCCAAGATCATCATAGAAACGGGCAGTCTTTGGGTTGTAGTTACCTGTGCCCACATGGCAGTAACGGCGCAAATTCTCGCCTTCTTCACGCACCACTAGAGATAACTTCGCATGTGTTTTAAGACCCATAAGTCCATAAACAACATGCACGCCGACTTCTTCTAGCTTTCTAGCCCAGCGCACATTTGCCATTTCATCAAAGCGAGCACGGATTTCAATCACCGCAAGTACTTGCTTGCCGGCTTCGGCAGCTTCAATCAGCGCCTGCACGATGGGTGAATCACCTGAAGTTCGGTAGAGGGTCTGCTTAATTGCCAATACATGTGGGTCTCGTGCTGCATTTTCTAGGAAATTCACAACGGAGGTAGTAAAGGATTGATACGGGTGATGCAGCAGAATCTCACCTTTTCGAAGCGCGGTGAAGAAAGAATCACTTGAATCTAGATCAACATCGCGCAGCTCAGGTGCAGTCTCACTTCTAAATGGCGCATATTTCAGCTCCGGGAAATCAAGATCTGCAATCTGGTTCAGGCTGCGCAGATCAAGCGGCGAGTCATATTTCAAGACATCGATAGGTTCGATTTTTAACTCATCCATGAGTTCGTTCAGAACTTCAGGATGAATGACCTTATCTACCTCAAGGCGCACGGGAGGCCCAAAGCGACGACGAGTAAGTTCCTTCTCCATCGTTTCCAGGATGTCATCGGTCTCATCTTCATCAAGGTCGAGGTCTTGATTTCGGGTTACGCGAAAGAAGAAGTGATCTTTGAGTGTGACACCGGGGAAGAGCTCCGAGAGAT contains:
- a CDS encoding RNA degradosome polyphosphate kinase, coding for MRDQLANYQDRELTWLDFDTRVLELTEDPTIPLLERVRFLSIFSSNLDEFFMVRVASLKAKIERGVTTPNSAGYTPRELLKIVLERTQNLVNIQAERFKDVIIPELATHGIEFCKISELTDEERSQLKDYYDKRVFPVLTPLVVDPSHPFPYISGLSLNIGINIESSEDQDISFARVKIPTNLPRFIRTSDQSKIRFVLIDELIAEHLSELFPGVTLKDHFFFRVTRNQDLDLDEDETDDILETMEKELTRRRFGPPVRLEVDKVIHPEVLNELMDELKIEPIDVLKYDSPLDLRSLNQIADLDFPELKYAPFRSETAPELRDVDLDSSDSFFTALRKGEILLHHPYQSFTTSVVNFLENAARDPHVLAIKQTLYRTSGDSPIVQALIEAAEAGKQVLAVIEIRARFDEMANVRWARKLEEVGVHVVYGLMGLKTHAKLSLVVREEGENLRRYCHVGTGNYNPKTARFYDDLGILSADPILGEDLSRLFNELSGYSTKHEYSRLLVAPHSMRKGLIARIKRETRNHLDGKPAWIRFKLNSLLDEEIIDHLYEAADAGVKVEIVVRGICSIRLNTQARRENIKVRSILGRFLEHSRIYYFRNGGAEDYYIGSADMMHRNLDRRVESLVLIESEKHKQRLAAILDDSVSDKYSTWKLTDENKWVRNIKDHDGNLLVNFQDHFVDRHNRS
- a CDS encoding NUDIX hydrolase, coding for MIRAAGALLWRENSDLAIEVALIHRPRYDDWSLPKGKVEMGETALQCAYREVLEETGIRASFTRQLGAVEYEESGQQKRVKYWAAYCALDQSDFIANDEVDQMKWLPATQALEQATHDSDKSIIETFMNQEQHTDTLIILRHTKSLERGDWDEADSHRTLDETGFDQAQLLIKHLEPFAIDELYTSDYTRCVQTVTPLAHARGLSITTVPSLNEESFELDPEKAISFANALKQDEKNILICSHNPVIPSMLRGILNTKLKNKDLIKLEPGDAWIVHRVRGEIVGLDYLSISN